The genomic stretch TGGAGGTGGAAGACTCTCCTCTTGACGTCCACGCTGTCCTGGACACCGCTCCGTACGACGACAGCTGCTGAAGACCGCGAACTCGGGACGGCAAGAGCCGGTCGGCGCTGGACCCTGAGGATGATCGGTCTGCTTCACCGCCGGTGGAGAGAGGACGACCGGCACCGCGGGATGAGGATCGGATTGTACCGAACACGGACGACGATTGGTCGCCGTCATCGTCGGTTCCGGTTCCGGGTCCAGGGGGTGAGGCAAGGGCAAGGTCAACGTCATAGTCAAGGTCACAACCAGCCCCAGCGGAGGGCGAGGACGGATCGCGGTCCGCTCCTTGAGAGGGCTGGGGTTCGTTGGCTCCAGAGGACAAGGACCGGGGATCTTTTACTGCAGAGGACGACAGCTGAGGGACGTCATCAACTGCAGATGACGAATCCTGGACGTCATTATTAACTGCGCAGGATGGGGGCTGTACGTCACTGACTGCAGACGACGACGGTTGAACGTCATTAATGGCAGAGGACGCCGTGCGAAGGCTGATAGCTCCGGAGAGCGACCTTCGCTGGCTGGTAGCAGCGCTAGACAACAACCTACCAAAACCGTAACCAGTCCCGTCgctgtcaccatcatcgtcgtcgtcgttgttggtgGCCTCACAATGGGCGGGGCAGAGCAGTGGCAGGACGAAGTGATGGAAGTACTGCACGAgcgtgatgacgacaatgatgacgtgGCAGGCAGTGACGATGTACCACGCCTCGCCCAGGTTGGCGTTCCGCTTGCCGGGCTCCAGCTCTATGTTGCTTTGCTCGTCTTTGAAGTTGATGCAGCCACAGAGACCAAGAAGACCTGTTTTGGTGACAGGGGCACGTGCGTTCCGTGTGAGTTAATGAGGAAACAGGAGTTAGGGTGTAAAAGTAAAACATtgtaatgtatgtctgtgtgtgtgtgtgtgtgtgtgtgtgtgtgtgtagagagagagagagatagagatgtggcgcaaatcaaatcaaattacggTGCTTAGATGctttgagcctcgccgaccacaaaggccatctcaaggcgcaaaatcttgattaagtcaactctaggcgcgcgcgcgcgcgcgcacacacacacacacacacacacacacacacacacaaagaatccaGTGCTCTTAAAACCATTCTACCAGTGCACcggtcaagtctctctctctctctctctctctctctctctctctctcacctcccagGACTCTGCTTGCTGTGCTGACGGCGATGGACCGAGTCTGAAAACGGCGCCTGGACACCGGTGAACACGTAATCCAGACCCCCGGGAAATACAGACCCAGGGACAGAACGAACAGGACCTGCGCTGCCAGActatcccctacacacacacacacacacacacacacacacacacacacacacacacacacacacacacacacacacacacacacacacacacgcacacccacacactgttatAATGATTCCACTTGATCCTGTTACAGGAATGTTTGAAAACAGTTATACATTACTCTCAGTTCAATATTTCGTAGTTCTTCCTGTTCTAACCTCtggcactttttgactcacttgtgtaaacaaagtgagtctatgttttaacccggtgttcggttgtctctgtgtgtgtgtgtgtgtgtgtgtgtgtgtgtgtgtgtgtgtgtgtctgtgtgtccgtggtaaactttaacattgacattttctctgcaaatactttgtcagttgacaccaaattaggcataaaaataggaaaaattcattctttccagtcatcttgtttaaaacaatattgcacctgtgggatgggcacaaaaaaaaggaaaaaaaagaagcctaattatatggaaactgcatttactgttatatttatattttttgtattctctaaacttggcactttgacctcttattctgacacaacaacaaggagtcattattatcattttttgttcaaacaggaacttcttatgctcagcatggaatttttatttatttttcaaacgttttggtgcaggtagtaaaaaagggaaattactctgtaatgaatgctaggggacttaatttatcacaagtgagtcttgaaggccttgcctctcttgtatgtattttttactgtgtcagtcatcccaacacctctccccccccctcccccacaaacacacacacacacactcacacaccccaacccccacgcgtGCACACAGATGTACTACCCCCCCAGGTAAacgaaaggtacattggaacaaacccagacacttcatcaaagaaggaagtgccgggcctgtccttataccaatcaggCGACACAGCAGCGAAAAGAGATAATACGATggaatacaataccataccataccatcatacaatacaatatcacacaatgcaatacaaaacaagacatgTTCATTTCAAGAAACGCCGTGTGGGGTACATGAAATGTTACACATGCAACTAatacattttttaaattattgtttattgatttatttatttatttatatacgcttatagttaacttcatcacgtttttgcgccttatacatattagtagtagttgtagttcttttgtttatgtatttatctattattcacttacccttttttttcttttttttttctcaaggcctgactaagcgcgttgggttacgctgctggtcaggcatctgcttggcaaatgtggtgtagcgtatatggatttgtccgaacgcagtgacgcctccttgagctactgaaactgaaacttaaggtattgtgctctttttttttttttttaacaatggccACATCAAGTGCCtggcataatacaatacaatacaataaaacacaacactacaacaacacaatacaatacaacacgatacaacacaaataCTGACCCGGTGACGGAGAGATGGCGCCACAGctctcaccacccccttcccccacctccttgcAGGACCTCCACAACCCTTGCCTCACGCGCAGCCACCTCCCATCTGCCCCCAGCTCCCAGAAGGTCAGCCAGCCGCTGGGCAACACGAGCGCCAGCAGGAACACGCCGACGCTGAGCAGCAGGGTCAAGGTCACGGCCAGGTTGAAGGTCATGCCCCCGACCTGTCGCCTGAAGGTCACCTCCGCCGCGCGAAAAACCCTCGACAGGATCGCCTCgttcacaatcacagtggtggtggtggtagcggaggaagtcgaggaggagggcgggggtgcgcgtgggggaggggtgctgCGTGAGGCTGGCTGCAGAGAGGACGGGGGGTTGAAGGGGTTGGACTCGGAGGGCGGGTGCAGAAGTTGTGAGGATGcagaggctggtggtggtggtgctggtggtggtggtcgcgaGGATCGCGCTGGGGCGGAGGAGGTGATGTTGGGCTCaaggggatgtggtggtggtggtggtggtgcggataCTGGGAACGTGGGGACCGGGAGTGGCagcgtcgggggtgggggtgggggtgggggtgggggtgcgcgggtggagtgggtggggtgggcggggtatGCGTATTCCGGGACCCTGGGCAGCATCGGAGGTGGGACccttgggagtggtggtggtggtggtggtggtgagggtgagggtgagggtgagggtgagggtgagggtgagggtgagggcggTGGGGATGCGGTTTCTAGGACTGTGGGAAGCAAGCGTGGAGACTTCCGTGGTGGGATCCTTGGGGGCAGTAGTGacggtggtgctgttggtgttgggggtggtgtgggtgagggtgaaggggtcGCGGTCTCCAGGACGGCGGGCAGCGTGCGAGGGAGCGACGTGGGTGGGATccttggtggtgggggtgaggagggggtggccGTGGGCACAGGGGGTGGTGCGGTATCTGAGACCGCGGGGAGCTTGCGTGGGAtcattgagggtgggggtgggggtggtgagggtggtggggggactgCGGCGGATGGGGGAAAGGACATGaacgtcgggggtgggggtgggggtggtggctgcaagaagggggaggagggcgatgacagggggtgggtggtggtggtggaggaggaggaggaaggggggaaggagtgggacaCAGAGGGTCGGCAGAAAAAGGCGGGCGCGGGTTCGGGTTCGGGATCGCGCTCGCGCTCGGGTGCGGAGCGCGGGCGCATGAGGgacgggtgggaggaggaggaggggcagagtgAGGGCGTTGAAGGGGTGGACATGGAAGGGGTGGTGAACacggaggggaaggaggaggacgacgacgacgaagaagacccGGGTGTGCGGGGCGTGTCGGGTAGGGGAAGCGCGGAGGGCGGTGACGCGGGGCGTGGCCAATGCagcgaggtggaggtggaggtggaggtgggggagggcgtgGAGGAAGCGGcatgagtggtggagggggagggggagggggaggggtctgtTGTTGTAGCGGTGGAATGTTCCCCTTCAGGAAAGTTCTTCATGGTTTTCTGTGTGGATCTGCacccccacttcttttttttttttttttttttcttcttttttgttcttgttctttatctttttcgtcttttttttgtttttgttttttgtttttttttggggggagtcttTTTTTCTGGAATAAAGAGATGCATAGATATGTGAAGCaagtcgctcacacacacacacacacacacacacacacacacacacacacacacacacacacacacacgtgcgtgtgtgtatgtttatttattcaatcatttatttgtatgtaaaaacagaatttaaaaaaaggtatgtatatatagagagagaaatggagagagagggatatatatatatatacctacgtacctacatacctacattcctacaaacatacatacatacatacatacgtgtgtacCCGAACGCAAAACTGACAAAGCGACTGAccaacttgcgtgtgtgtgtgtgtgtgtgtgtgtgtgtgtgtgtgtacgtgcgtttgtgtttgtgtgcttatacggatgtagcagcagcagcagtagtaactgTAGGCGTGGCAGCTGCTACAGTAGGCAATTAAAATGATCTTCCTGGCTCTTTGGAGTCATTTCGTAATGTTAATGACGGGcggaacagccgagtggttaaagcgatggactttcaatctgagggtcccgggttcgaatctcggtaacggcgcctggtgggtaaagggtggatatttttttccgatctcccaggtgaacataatctgcagacatgctagtgcctgacctccccccctcccccccttccccccgccccccttctgtgtgtacacggcaagcagaagataaagatcctgtgatccatgtcagctttcggtgggttatggaaacaacatacccaccatgcacactcccgaaagcggagtatggctgctacatagcggggtaaaaacggtcatacacgtaaaagcccactcgtgtacatacgagtgaacatgggagctgcagcccacgaacgcagaagaagtaatgttaactctctccatacgaacggcgaaagagacgacgttaacagtatttcaccccaattaccaccatcaaaatattttaagcggaaggctcttgtactgaagaggtgaatgttgacaaagaataccacaattctgacgacggaagctaaatgttgggtcattcagacacccactggacatccgaggggtctgtgtagaggagaagagaggactggccgtactgagtgagttaataatcgTGCTGGAATACGGACAGTTAGTCTGGTAGCCTCAGCATGTGGTGAAATAGCGAATGTCCAACGCAGAGCAACAAAACTCCTATCCTGCCTCAAAGACATACCGTTCCCGGAACGCCTAGCGGCACCCCGCTTCCCCAGTctcgagacgggcgcaatagccaagtggtttaggcgttggactttcaatctgagggtcccgggttcgaatcacggtaacggcgcctggtgggtaaagggtggagatttttccgatctcccaggtcaatatatgtacagacctgctagtgcctgaacccccttcgtgtgtatacgcacgcagatcaaatacggacgttaaagatcctgtaacccatgtcagcgttcggtgggttacggagacacgaaaatacccagcacgcataaaatgctagtaatggtcaaagttatgaccgctgagcattaattcacacagtacggccagtcctctcttctcctctacacagacccctcggatgtccagtgggtgtctgaatgacccaacctttagcttcc from Babylonia areolata isolate BAREFJ2019XMU chromosome 33, ASM4173473v1, whole genome shotgun sequence encodes the following:
- the LOC143277099 gene encoding uncharacterized protein LOC143277099; its protein translation is MKNFPEGEHSTATTTDPSPSPSPSTTHAASSTPSPTSTSTSTSLHWPRPASPPSALPLPDTPRTPGSSSSSSSSSFPSVFTTPSMSTPSTPSLCPSSSSHPSLMRPRSAPERERDPEPEPAPAFFCRPSVYRTTPCAHGHPLLTPTTKDPTHVAPSHAARRPGDRDPFTLTHTTPNTNSTTVTTAPKDPTTEVTFRRQVGGMTFNLAVTLTLLLSVGVFLLALVLPSGWLTFWELGADGRWLRVRQGLWRSCKEVGEGGGESCGAISPSPGDSLAAQVLFVLSLGLYFPGVWITCSPVSRRRFQTRSIAVSTASRVLGGLLGLCGCINFKDEQSNIELEPGKRNANLGEAWYIVTACHVIIVVITLVQYFHHFVLPLLCPAHCEATNNDDDDDGDSDGTGYGFGRLLSSAATSQRRSLSGAISLRTASSAINDVQPSSSAVSDVQPPSCAVNNDVQDSSSAVDDVPQLSSSAVKDPRSLSSGANEPQPSQGADRDPSSPSAGAGCDLDYDVDLALASPPGPGTGTDDDGDQSSSVFGTIRSSSRGAGRPLSTGGEADRSSSGSSADRLLPSRVRGLQQLSSYGAVSRTAWTSRGESSTSSTDNSTDFERMETSYI